The window ACGTAATCTTAAGTAAAAACCCTGAGGTTGATAATTCCTTTATGGAGACTGAGTTATGGAAAAACATACCTGCAGTTAAAAATAATCAGGTATATGAAATAAATACCAAAGCATCTACCTACAGTGATCCAATCACTCTAGATTATCTTCTGGAATTTTTCGAAGAGTCGTTTCTTAGTAACTAGAAAGCAATGAAGTATTCTTATAATATGAATTACTAGGCATAGTTGTCCCAGCGTCGGAAATCGACCCTGTGTAAAAAACAATCATGAATGTTTAAATTATCATGTTTGTTTCTTACACAGGGTTTTTTAGTTGACTAAAAAAGTATACAAAAACAGGTGTAGAAAAAGATATATTTTTCTACACCTGTTTAAATTTAAGGGCTTATTTGGCACTTCGGTGCTTCATAAATCTGCAATTTTTTTAAAATCATTCCCGGTTGGATTCTGGAATAATTGAATTCCAAACTCCGGTGCTACGGCGAAAAGATGGTCAAAGATATCGGCTTGAACTGTTTCATACAAAGCCCATTGTATATCATTGGTAAATGCATATATTTCTATTGGTAGCCCGCTTTCGGTTGGTGCTAACTGTCTAACCATTAAGGTCATTTCCTGATTAATTCCAGGATGGTGTTTAAGATAGTTGCTAATATACGCTCTAAATACACCAATATTCGTAAGAGCCCTTCCATTCACTGGATTGCTTTGATTAACTTTATTTCTCGTATTATATTCTGCAATTTCGCGTTCTCTATGGGTTACATAGTCCGAAAGGTAGTGAATATTTTTAAAGTTATTGATCATCTCCTCAGTACAAAACGAAATACTGTTTGTATCAATAAATAATGAACGCTTGATCCGTCGTCCTCCAGAGTTTTGCATCCCTCGCCAATTTATAAAAGAATCGGATATTAGAGCATAGCTTGGAATCATCGTAATCGTTTTATCAAAGTTTTGTACTTTTACAGTATTTAGGGAGATATCAATAATGTCTCCGTCTGCACCGTATTTCGGCATTTCAATCCAGTCACCAACCTGAACCATATCATTGGTCGACAACTGAATCCCCGCAACAAGACCTAATAATGAATCTTTAAAAACCAACATGAACACGGCGGAGAGAGCACCAATTCCACTTAGAAGAAGCAGGGGGCTCTTCCCTATCAGGTTCGCGATCACCATAATGACCCCAAGCGTTATGATAATAATTTTTACCACTTGAATATACCCTTTAATAGGCTTGGTCCTAGATACTTCATAGTTTTGATAAATATCATTCATTGCATTTAAAGCGCTGCTGATAATTACTAACCCCATAATTATTAAATATGCTATTGCAACCTTTTCAATCAAATATCGAAAGGATTCTGGTAATGTGGAAGCAAAGAAGTAAATAATAATCGCTGGAACAATATGCGATAGCTTATGAAAAACCTTCCTTTCCAAAAGCATATCATCCCAGCGGAATTTAGTGTTTTTCACGATTTTAGAGATTACCCTAATTACTACTTTTTTAGTGATAAAATTAGCTACAATACAGATAAGCATTATTAAAAGAAGCATGATAATAATGGAAAGATACCAAGCTAAAGTAATATCCATATCAAATTTTAAAAGTTGGTTACGAATGTAATTCATATATTTCACCTCATTGTATGTATTATTGTTGGTACCATAGTATGCACCTCATTTTTGTAACAAGCGTAATGAGGTAATAACCATTGTATCAGAAAAAATTAATCTTCACTTTCTTCGGCACTTCGCGAGTAAACATTCTAAGATATAAAAACAATAGAGATTTATATCCTGAGTTATTTAATATGTAAGTGGGGTGGAATGTATGGATGTGAAATCGGAATTAAAAAAAGTCTACATCAATAGACTTTTACAATCTCAAAAAAAAATATCTGAATTTGAAGAAGCGTTAAGTAATCTCGTTAGTTTAGGGGATAAGTCAGTTATTACTGAATTATGCATGGGATTTGACGATGATACTGAGCAATATGAAATAATGTTTGGACTAGTACATGGAATAGAGCATCTCTATAAAGAAAGTATTGAAGAAGGTTTATACCTAATAGCTTTAGCTGTCCCAAGTGTTATTGATAGAGCGAGAGAATGGATGGAAGTTTTACATTACAGAATTTTAAATCATGAACAAGTAAGAAGAATATACGTTAATGTACTATCTAAACTAGATATCAAGACAAAAGAGATAATAATAAACTTATTAAGAGACATAAAAAGTGAAGATCCAAATATGTTTGGTAATTCTGTAGATGAAGTATTAAAACCTATATAAAGTGAGAAGTAGTCCGAATAATTAACCATATAATACACATCCTATTCCTGTGTTTAGGAGGTGAACTTATGACTAATCAAGGGAATAATCAAAATCAAAGAAATAACAAAAGTGTCGCAAATAGCATCAAAAATACAGCAGGCTCTGCATTTGAAACAGCGCATAATGCTTTAGAGGCTACAGAAAATGTTGCAATGAACACTGTTGATGCAACTAAGAACGCTGCAAAGAATTTAACAGGTAACTCAAAAAAGAATCGTTAACATAGAATTGTGCAACTCTTTTACTTAAAGAATGTTAGAAAAAAACGCCCATTGGGCGTTTTTTTGTTCGATGTGTAAGATCCCGATCTTGTGAAAGAAGTTCTTCAGGTAATAAAAGTATTGACGCGGGAAGGAATGACGATGATTATAGCTACACATGAAATGAACTTTACATAAGATGTCGCAGATAGAGCCATTTTTAAAGGAGAAATAGTGGAACTAGGCACATCAGAAGAAATCTTCCTCAAGCCCAAAAAAGAATCGAGAGAAAAAGGCAGTTCTTGTCGATAGTTGAGTAATAGAAAAAAGATTACCAGGGGCTGATGAATTTTGACTAGAAAGGTCTAAACAAGAGTGCGGAGCTTCTGAAGCCAACTTAGAGGATAATGTCGTAAAAAGAAAGATTAGGTTATTAACTTGCAGATTTTCTTTCGAAAATGAATAAATAATAGGTGAAGGATTTGTTACAATTCCTCTTAATCTATTGCAGAGATTAAAATCCTCTTGAAAGCAGTATCAACTGGTTTTTGGGGGGCTTTTTGTGTGATGAGGATTAATAGTATTGAAGTGACATAATAAAGGTTCAGAGAATATGAAAGCGATGGCAGGTATTTAGAAACCATTTAGAAAAACTAAATTAATACATTAGTGGTGATTGGTGTGATGTGTTTACACTCCTTAAGAATCATTTTCCGAATTTACTGGAATCTACCTTTACCTTCCATGTAAAAAATGGAATATTATAACTAATAGGGTATGAGGAGGAGTTTAATGTTTCGAGAAAGGAAGATATCATATAATAAAGTAAACAGGTGTGATTTATACTTTTTTAATAGAACAAAAGAGTCAAAGGTGTGCCTATGAAAATACTAGATGTAGATTTACTTCAAGGTGGGCTAAAGAGAAATATTACAATGTTGGACAGGCTTGGAAGTGAAGTAGAAGCAATCCATCGTTCAGTAGAAGGATTAGTAGGGATGGAAGACGAACTTAAAGGAGAAGGAGGAAGTGCCATTCGTGCTTTCTATGCGGAATGTCATCTGCCATTACTTCAACAATTTCTCGTT is drawn from Psychrobacillus sp. INOP01 and contains these coding sequences:
- a CDS encoding mechanosensitive ion channel family protein → MNYIRNQLLKFDMDITLAWYLSIIIMLLLIMLICIVANFITKKVVIRVISKIVKNTKFRWDDMLLERKVFHKLSHIVPAIIIYFFASTLPESFRYLIEKVAIAYLIIMGLVIISSALNAMNDIYQNYEVSRTKPIKGYIQVVKIIIITLGVIMVIANLIGKSPLLLLSGIGALSAVFMLVFKDSLLGLVAGIQLSTNDMVQVGDWIEMPKYGADGDIIDISLNTVKVQNFDKTITMIPSYALISDSFINWRGMQNSGGRRIKRSLFIDTNSISFCTEEMINNFKNIHYLSDYVTHREREIAEYNTRNKVNQSNPVNGRALTNIGVFRAYISNYLKHHPGINQEMTLMVRQLAPTESGLPIEIYAFTNDIQWALYETVQADIFDHLFAVAPEFGIQLFQNPTGNDFKKIADL
- a CDS encoding Imm30 family immunity protein — encoded protein: MDVKSELKKVYINRLLQSQKKISEFEEALSNLVSLGDKSVITELCMGFDDDTEQYEIMFGLVHGIEHLYKESIEEGLYLIALAVPSVIDRAREWMEVLHYRILNHEQVRRIYVNVLSKLDIKTKEIIINLLRDIKSEDPNMFGNSVDEVLKPI